The nucleotide window GTGTGGTATTGTGGTACCAAGTCAATTTACTGGTGAATAATATGAAATGTTGAGAGGGCAAGAACTGTGCTATGGTCTAGGTATAGCAACCCTGATATGGCAGGGATAATCCCCTGCTTGGGAAAAATTGATCCAGAGCATACAAATGAATGTAAACCACCGTGTTAGGAAAGCCAGATGAAATAGTAAAGATAGCTCATTACACACCTACTTTGTTGAGGGCTGGGATTCTCTTCAGTATTCTTATGTAATACGAATGCATTATCTAGGAGgtagttatgattttttttttttcctgtgttgagGTTCCTTAATGGCACTCTCCCACCGAACCACAGCCTACAGATGATTGTTTTATTAGAATTCCTATTAGTCTTGACTGTATATAGTTTACTGGTATAAATGTGTTattgaaaatgaagacaaatagccaaaagttCTGTTATTTAATCTGTAAAGCCCTGAGTATGTTCAAAAATCTGTAAAATGATCAAACCTCTTAGTTTAGCATGCCTGGCGTCTAAGTGATCTTATGGAAGTGGTCTTCTGACTGCAGGTTGTGACCTTCTCTgccaaatacatttttttgtgtgtgtgcctacatgcaCATGCAGAGTTGCCTAAAGgacagaagaggatatcagatcctcTGCTAGAGCGATAAGTGATCATCTCCAGCCCATGTATATAGTGcttctgcgccccccccccccctttttgagacGAGGTTTCATGTAGccaatgctggccttgaactgattctcttgcctcttccAAGTGTAAGCTAGTACCACCATACCTtgctttattttctataattctAATTTTGAAAAGATAGTTGATTTCTAATACTGAATTCAGCCTGTATTTCTGGTAAACTTCATCACTTTCATCTAAGAAATTGACTTTAAAACAAGAAGCTTGAGTTTGTGAGAGTTTGAACTACACAAATCTGAGTTCTAATATATCTGTAAATAGCCTGACTTGAAGACTTAGGATACCTTGATTATACAGGGGTCATAAAGCTTTAACAGATGTTTGAAACCGAACACCTATAAAGTAAAGGAATAACAGCCATGGGGGATGTGGCTGGAGTAGTCCATATTGCCTTCCATTCAAATCCAGATACTCCTTCAGTGTCATTGCTCCCAGCTAGCCATGTGTCTTTGAGGTAACTCATGCTTAACCTTAGTTAACTAGTTAACCTGGGTTTAACCATggttcttctccccaccccacccccagctgaggaccgcacccagggccttgtgcttgctaggcaagtgctctactactgagctaaatcctcagtcccgggtttttatgttcttctgtgTGTATCCCTGGGGATAGAACACAGGACTTCAAGAATTTTAGGCAAGTGCTATACTAAATTACAGTCCTAGcccatattgtttttgtttcattttgacattttgtgTAGCACTTTATGATTTAAATCCTACAAAGGTCTGAGTTCTTAGGCTAATAAAAAGAGCTTGTGTGACAAGTTACAGTAAGATGGAGACCTGGGTGCTGGCTCATTTTAGTTTCCATGGTGGAAATTTTTCAACAATTCCAGGGTTGTTAGATAATAACTTTTTTTCCACTTAGAACTTTCTTGGTTTACTCTCTCTGCATGGTTATGTGTGCCATGTGCGTACCTGGTGCTagtaggggccagaagagggtatccagtatcataactgctgagccatctttctggcctggaattaggtgtttttttgttttttttttttttttttttttttttgtttttttttttaagcagagtaAGCAAAAGCCTTGGCTCCTAAAAATCTGCTTTCATAGGATCATACCCATGATTtgagaaaacttcagttacagcGACTGTACCCTTAATGAGTACATAATTGAAAACATTACCATAGTGGTAAATTAGCGATATAGTAACTTGtaatagaaaacatttatttaatactTTACCGTTGGTATTTGATTAGATTGGGTTGGGTCTATATAAGATACACAGTTGTACAAAGCAGAAAAGACTTAAGACTTCCCCACTGTCCCCAAAAGCCATGCTATATAAATAACTACTAAAAGGATCACTATGTGGTGTGCTGTAGTGATTCAGAGGTGAACTACTTGGCCTTAGCCCTCTGCTAAGCATTGTTAGTGTGATTTGGCAGCTTTTAACAAGTACTCTGGATTTTAATACAAATTCCAAGCTGGGAGATGTGTTGAGGTTTTCTTATTCACCTGGTATTGAAGTGGCTCTTAAAAGTTAGAAAAGGGGACAAGTGAGGGGGCTGTAGAGAAATCTAATAGTCACAAGTAGTGAAAGTTAAAATTCTCAGctgtctttttaagtttttatgagGAATGATCAAAATCTCTAAAGACATAACTAAATGCATTTATTTGTACATGCGACAGTGTACTTGAGTTGCCTGGCCAAGGAGAGAAGCCAACTTGTATGTGCATTATAGACTACTGAGCTCACTGACTACGGGTTGACTTTTGCTTTCACCTTTTTGGGAAAGGATCTGaatatatatagcccaggctgacctagaactcaggattctcagctactgttcttagcttgaatttttaaattgGTGTTTTTTGGCAAAAGTAagcctctatttttcttttttgagattaagCTTCCTTGGGCAATAGGTGTCCACACAACAGttatgctggcaaaacactcaggTAAAATATCTGGACCTAGAATGTGAGGTATTACTGGGATTATTAACACAAGCATGTTAATCCATATATGCCTCATTTAGAAAGTTACAGTTTTAGGGTTTTTCATTTGCATATGTTAGTGGGTATATAAATCACAAGTGAATATAGATGGGTGTTCTAACCACTATAAAGTAATTCCAAGTgtttgatgttattttttaatattccaaAGCTCTAACTGCAGCTATGAGCAGCAACGAATGCTTCAAGTGTGGACGATCTGGCCACTGGGCCAGGGAATGCCCTACTGGTGGAGGTCGGGGTCGTGGAATGAGAAGCCGAGGCAGAGGTGGTTTTACCTCGGATAGAGGTATTTTTGTCGAATAAAAAATTTTGAAGAACTCCAGAATTCATTAATACTGAGACTGGCCTGATTATCCCAATTCTTTTCGTTTCTGCTCAAAATAGGGTTCCAGTTTGTTTCCTCATCTCTTCCTGATATCTGTTACCGCTGTGGTGAGTCTGGTCATCTTGCCAAGGATTGTGATCTTCAGGAGGATGGTAAGTATTTAACACTTCATACTCTGGGAGAGATGTCTGCCTACACACAGTTTTGTGATGTTTTCTAGCTTAGAGGATTTGTAGCATGTGGTTTAAAGCATAGCATCACCTTGTAAAGGTTTTATAGTCTTGGTCTGCTTCTTTTCCTTATTGTTGAAGCCTGCTATAACTGCGGTAGAGGTGGCCACATTGCCAAGGACTGCAAGGAGCCCAAGAGAGAGCGAGAGCAGTGCTGCTACAACTGTGGCAAGCCAGGCCATCTGGCTCGTGACTGTGACCACGCGGATGAGCAGAAGTGCTATTCTTGTGGTGAATTTGGACATATTCAAAAAGACTGCACCAAGGTGAAGTGCTATAGGTGAGTCATTACGTTggtgctgtgggggtgggggacaaaaCCCAAAAAGACTCCATTGTAGATTTTTGTGGAGGTGTCTGTTAAAGGGAGAGTGGAGAGGCTTATCAGTGCATTTGGTGAAAGTGAGAATAACTTGTGAACTTGGTTCTCCTTCCATGGGGTGGGTTCCGGGGATTGAACGTCAGCCTCCGTGGCAGATGACTTGACCCTCTGAGCAGTCTCATCTAGTCTTTTTTGGAGACGATTTTCCCTCCTTTGTGGTACTGGGTATTGGGCCTGAGGCCTGAAACCTGGTAGCCAGGCACTGCCATTGAACCTACATAAAGTGTGCAGTATAAACCAGCGAGGGATTGGTGGATGTCAAAGTACTTGTGCATGCCTATGTTCTGGCCCTGTATCCCACggtggaaagaagaaacaaagacctGGGAATTGTATTTGATTTCTGTACACGATCTATggtttgtgtgtggtgtagttACTAAGTGCTGTTGGGGTAAATGAAACCATGGGGATTAATTTACAAATAGCAGACATCTTTGCTAATATTTTGACCTTGGCGATGATTAATCTCTTATGACTAGGTTTTTGAGAACCTAGTTTTACTCTATTCTGCTcttagtttaaaaatataatgacCTAGAATCTTAACTGGGCATGATGCAGTAACATCTAGAGTCCCAACTCAAGGCTAGAAGATTGCGTTTGAGACCACCTTTGGCTTATATTTGAGACTGTCTTCAAAAGTAAAGTAGTTTATATATAGTccttttaaggaagaaagaacttGTGCTAATATTAATAGCTTTTTGTTAGTATTGACCATTGATTTGATAGCAGTTTTATTTGTTCTGAGAAGCAATGTCAActgtaatttatttgttttttaggtGTGGTGAAACTGGTCATGTAGCCATCAATTGCAGCAAGACAAGTGAAGTCAACTGTTACCGCTGTGGCGAGTCAGGGCATCTTGCACGGGAATGCACAATTGAGGCTACAGcctaattattttcctttgtcgCCCCTCCTTTTTCTGATTGATGGTtgtattattttctctgaatcctCTTCACTGGCCAAAGGTTGGCAGATAGAGGCTGTTCCCAGGCCAGTGAGCTTTACTTGCAGTGtaaaaggaggaaaggggtggAAAAAAACCGAATTTCTGcatttaactacaaaaaaaagtttatgtttaGTTTGGTAGAGGTGTTATGTATAATGCTTTGTTAAAGAACCCCCTTTCCGTGCCACTGGTGAATAGGGATTAATGAATGGGAAGAGTTCAGTCAGACCAATAAGCCCCTTTGGGTTTGAGTGTGTTCCCATGTAGGAGGTAAAACCAATTCTGGAAGCGTCTGGGCTTCCAtaaataacattaatttttagCGTAATGACGGCCTTGGATTGTCTGACCTCAGTAGCTATTAAATAACATCAAGTAACATCTGTATCAGGCCCTCGTAGAGCATACAGTTGGGTGGGAGTAAACTGAGAAGACAAATGTGTTGCTGTCTATGCCAGAGAAATCGGGATAAAAGCCTAACACAGGAGCAGCTTCATCCCAGACAGATGGTGATGGCAAAGGTgtagaacacatttttttcaaagactAAATCTAAAACCCAGAGTAAACATCGCTCAGAGTTAGCATAATTTGGAGCTATTCAGGAATTGCAGAGAAATGCATTTTCACAGAAATCAAGATGTTATTTTTGTATACTATATCACTTAGAAAACTGTGTTTCATTTGCTgtaatcagtttttaaaagtcagatgGAAAAAGCAACTGAAGtcctagaaaatagaaaatgtaattttaaactaTTCCAATAaagctggaggaggaaggggagttTGACTaaagttcctttttgtttgttttgaattttcatcAATGTATATAGAACAAAATGCCATATTAAAGAGGGGAATGCAGAGGACTGAAAGATGACAGTTTGGACTTTTCTTTCTATGCTAAGTAATACCTTCAGTAAGGAAAAGCACACAATGGCTTGAGTACTTTGTGCATTTGCAGGACTATAGAAAGTTCTATGGGTCTGCTAGAGAGGTCTAGTGGGTGAAGGCAGTTGTCGCATGAGCTTGGTGACCTGAATTTGGTACCCAcatccatgtaaaggtggaaaaaGAACTGACTTCCATTATGCTTTGATTTCACCCTTGCACTAAAGAAAATTCTCTTGACCTGTTGTTGTTACAATGGTCTTAGTTCTCCTccgttcattcattcataattttGAAGGATCTGAATTGTTAGATTCCTTGTCCCCATCTCTACGTAGCCCCAAGAATCATTTGATTAGCCTTCACTTTATAGATAATAAAAGCAAGCTATTGGGATATAGTTTAGGGTTAACCTTAAGCACCCTTCCTACCCTGCTCTCCAAAATATAATTGGTGGGTTTTTTCCATTTAGTAGTTAATGGTCCCCTCTCATTAGCATGGGATTCTTCACATTGggtgcatttctttttttatccttGTAGATAGTTCTGGTCAGTTGTGATGTCTGTTACTGTGACTAGTGTTGGAGTGTCTTGGCTATGCTGTGCCTGTGACATATTTGCTCAGTTTTACACTGAAACTTGGTGTTTCTGCTGAGCAAGTGGTATGTCTGAGTAGCCAAGCATATTAAATACCCTAGTAAATTTGTTTCTAAAAGTAGACAGCAGCGTAAGGAATGACCTGTTTTAAACATCACTGTTAAATACAGTTgaagcctgcccctccccccccaagaAGGCCTAGTGGGCCTCAACCTGGGACCTATGTAAAGGTGGAAATAGAGAACTGGCTTTCATCATGTCTGGTGACCTTCACACaagctgtggcatgcatgcacgtgcacaaTAAACCTTGAGGTTTGGGGTTTAGTGCTCGTGTGGTTTTTCAGCCTCTGATCTAAAGTTGTAGTACATAAGGTGGCGTGACAGTGTTTGGAGGTCAAAGGCAATTACGGATTCATAGAGACATTCTTGTACATGCTATGCCATATGCTCTGATAGCTCAGCTGCAGCCCTTACctgtggtttttttgtgtgtgtgtgtgtggtttttgtttttgttttttcagctgaggatcgaacccagggccttgcgctttttaggcaagtgctctaccactgagctaaatccccaacccttacctGTGTTTTGATACCTTTGGTAAGTAGTTAACCAGTTCTATAGACCACAAGTGTTCCTTTGTAAAACATGGATTACTTTGTTCTTGATGGTGTGAGCATGTAGCCCAACTAATACGTAGGAGCTACTTGGTCTATAATTCCTGTAGGATTGGGGTTTAATTGGGAAAATTAACCCATGTGGTTTAAAAATCATCAGGATAGCATTGTCTTCATAAATAGTTTTGTGGGATTTAGTTGGGAGTCAGAagattaaaattgttttttaaaactgtagggtttatgtgtatacatacatgccaGGCTGTGTGTGAGGACAAATTTGTGGAGTTATTTCTATTcgacctttacatgggttctgggggttgacTTCAGCTTATCAGGCTTAGGTGGAAAGTACCTTtacccagtaggccattttgccAGACTTAAGCAGCTTTTGCTCTACAGAAACCTagagtgtttattttcttttctttctttctttctttctttctttctttctttctttctttctttctttttctttctttcttttttttgttttgagacagggtttctctgtgtgtaacagtcctggctgttctggaacttggtttgtagatcaggctggcctcaatcacaaagattcacctgcctctgcctcccgagtgttagggttaaaggcctgtgccaccatgaccacctgttttgttttttaaagaaacgtTCTGCCAGCCTCAAAACTTGGCAATCCTAATGCtttagcctcccaaatgctgtacgaattaaaggtgtgagctaacACACCCAATGTtaccttttgtttcctttttgagacaggccttttCTCACTTCTAGAAATAAATTTggaagcctggcggtggtggcccatacctttaatcccagcagttgggaggcagaagcaggtggaactcttgagttccaggccagcctggtctacaaagtgagtttcaggacacctAGGACTGTTAATACAGgaacccctgtgtgtgtgtgtgtgtgggggggcgatTGGTGCTctgaagcctggtgtggtggtatatacctttaatcccagcacttggaggcagaggcagacagatctgagttAGAGACTAGCCTAGTCTGTAAAGCAAATGagtttccactttaaaaaaaaaaaattattttaatgtaccTCATGAAAGTATTGCCATGAGTTCAATTAACCGGGATGTAAGTTTTAAGTTTGTGGTCTTTACAAAAAAATTACAAGGATGTTGGCTTGGTTTTTggatgtgtgtgtagggggtatTCAAAACTGTTCTCTTtataacagctctggctctcctggaactcacagagataagagatctgcctgcctcggcctcctgcatgctgggatcaaaggtgtgtgccaccaccacccaccaacaACCTGCATCTTAGGATACTTTCTTTCCCTCTGAGGGACAAATACCCTTAAAACTATGTGGGGAAGAGATGACtgcacagttaagagcacacactgttctCCCAGAAGTCCGAGGTTTGGTTCCCATCTGTAACACTaggttccagggaatctgatttCCTTTGGCTTCCAAAGGCACTGCACACattggacatacatgcaggtgaatcacctataaaataaaaactgctgGGTGTGTGCCTGGTGTATTTAGTTACAGATCTCAGAGGGCTGAGCATGAGATGAATTTGAGGCTACTTTGGTCTAAGTGAGTTCTGGGCATTAACGTAGGCTACATAagtccctttctcaaaaaaaggggggggggcgtggTGGGGGGGATGAAGAGACTCAGCAGCTTAACGGCacttgctcctcttgcagagTACCTGCATTCTATGGCTGGAATGTCaatcacctataattccagttccagaggatctgatgccctgttctggcctgcTTGGCACCAGACACAGTGGTGTTGGTACACACATGCAGGCTAAACAGgaagtaaaaaaatttaaaaacatgctgCACAGCCTGATGGTTCTGTCTTGTCTtcctcagcatttggaaggcagaagtttAAGGTTAGCTTGATCTGTATAGCAAgactttcaaaaaatgaaaagatgtgaaataaaaaaggtgagatggctcagatgggGCCCTCTGATGACCTGATTTGGGTCCCTGGAAGAGAACTGTTCACTGAAAGTTGTACCTCTGATCACAAGTATTGTGTATGCTTGGTCACGTACATGCTTTGCTGGTTGCAGTGATGGGAGTTCATGACATTGATTTCATCCAAAGCACATATCACTTCATTTTCTAGTTTACAGTGCAGCATTACATGAAAATTTCTTTGGCCAGTACAATAGGTTGTTGGAGCATTTGACTACAATTTGAACATTGGAAATCCAAGATTAAAAATTGAGTACCAGCTGTTTTCAGAGGTGAAAAATTGCATAAAATGCTGTTGCACTAGAAATGTATAAAATCACCTTGGGGAATGTGTATAAGGGGCATATGAACCAATTCAATGTCATGATTAGACTTATGATCCACACCCTGAGATAGTATGTTCATACATTGCAAAGATCAAAGTACTTAATGATTCCAAACACTAGATAAGAGTAACTCGGGCGGTAAATTCTGGGAGACAGATTGGATGCCCACAACAGATGTTTACAATGTTGGTTAAAATACTAGAAAACCTGGAGTTCTTGGCTTGCTGAGGAAGAGCTAAATGCATGTATTGGGTGGCTTTTCCTAGGGAGATAAGAACAAATCTAGCTTCACCCTGGGTATGGCACCAGGGACATGTCAAATAATTACACCCAAGTCTACCCTGGTGAACCATGAGCTTATTACATGAGGTTGCATGACAATGGTTTCTGCATCCCTGAAAAGCCCACCCTATCAGGTGTTGTGAAAGTCACATCCTTGTAGTTCCCTGTGCAAGTTGCAGGTAGCTTGGCTTGAGTCAACTCGCTTCAGCAATTTATTTTTCCAACTTTGGGGAACAAGAGGCCTTGAGAAACTTGTAACTTGCTGAGTTTTTAAAGCCTCGTTTCTTAAGCCTTTTATGAGGGGATGTTTTCAATAGgaaatgtagcatgaatcatagagtcttattaataaaatcaaatctgaggccagttattggggtgaatgctggaagatcagagaagcagaacaagccacatctacctcacctcgccagttcctcagctaatcctgtttcctcaggctggaggcCTCTGAGgtctcatccagaatgggtctcagctgaactgctgctagaagcctgaaagctcaaccagccaaatgcttctagtttctggtctttctgtttttgccatcactccctgggattaaaggtgtgattcacctggcctggctgtttccagtgtggccttgaattcacagagatccagagggatttctgtctctggaatgc belongs to Onychomys torridus chromosome 3, mOncTor1.1, whole genome shotgun sequence and includes:
- the LOC118579927 gene encoding cellular nucleic acid-binding protein isoform X1 codes for the protein MSSNECFKCGRSGHWARECPTGGGRGRGMRSRGRGGFTSDRGFQFVSSSLPDICYRCGESGHLAKDCDLQEDEACYNCGRGGHIAKDCKEPKREREQCCYNCGKPGHLARDCDHADEQKCYSCGEFGHIQKDCTKVKCYRCGETGHVAINCSKTSEVNCYRCGESGHLARECTIEATA
- the LOC118579927 gene encoding cellular nucleic acid-binding protein isoform X3, translated to MSSNECFKCGRSGHWARECPTGGGRGRGMRSRGRGFQFVSSSLPDICYRCGESGHLAKDCDLQEDEACYNCGRGGHIAKDCKEPKREREQCCYNCGKPGHLARDCDHADEQKCYSCGEFGHIQKDCTKVKCYRCGETGHVAINCSKTSEVNCYRCGESGHLARECTIEATA
- the LOC118579927 gene encoding cellular nucleic acid-binding protein isoform X2; amino-acid sequence: MSSNECFKCGRSGHWARECPTGGGRGRGMRSRGRGGFTSDRGFQFVSSSLPDICYRCGESGHLAKDCDLQEDACYNCGRGGHIAKDCKEPKREREQCCYNCGKPGHLARDCDHADEQKCYSCGEFGHIQKDCTKVKCYRCGETGHVAINCSKTSEVNCYRCGESGHLARECTIEATA